GCTTTGTCATCAGACTGATGCCAGTTGCACAAAACAACGTGCTTGTCCAGATGATGCTGATAAAAGAGTGAGGCACACATTGCTGCTTGCCTCTTTGTGCAAGTATGCACATGGTCATTCCCCTAAGCAACGCTTCCATTGTCACCTGTGGGGAGCACAAGCGCTCATCttccctacgtagctgcgattgcacATGCTACGGGTTGGGGAGTACGACGGAACGACTGTTTGTGGCTACATCCGGAGCTTGTCTTCAGCCCTAGCCTCACGCAGAGTGTACCCCCACACACCAGAGACCTTACGTAATGTAGGTTTTGCCATATCAAATTGCCCATGTTTCAGGAACTTGCGATCGTTATTGACCCATAATTTTGGTATCTTTCACAAAGGATGCCAGTATCCACATTTTTCTAGTCTAATCTCTCCCTCTTGATAACTGGGCTATGGAAGGGAAGTTACTTGGATCTTTGTCAAGCAGTAATGTTTTCATGCAGGTAATGTTCTTTTGTAGGAAAGGGACAGATGCGTGTCTGAAGTTTGGCTGGGCCACTTCAAAAGTTGCATATTCATGCCTTTGACAGCCCTCAACCTTGCAGTTTGCACTGCATTCTCAAAACCAAAAGTAGGCATATGTACAACATTTAATTGCCCTTGCTTAACTGTGACATTGCTAAAGTAGGCTTTATGTTGGATGTAAAGTGGGCTTTTATGGCAATCATCATTATTGTAGGCATCGTGTACACTTTTCTATACCGGACATAACTAGGCTTGTGATTCGTATTTTAACTAAACATCCATCAGTAAAAAGAGGGAAGGTTTTAAGACAGTTTTGGCCTCCAAATATTTGCACCCAAGGGGTGTGTAAAGACTGCACTCATGTAAGAGCTGCACTGTCAACTTGGCAGCCGAAAAtagagttgaaaaaaaaaaaataaaaaaaaaaaagttctgtcCTGGTTCGCGCTAAACCGACCTGCCATATTTGCGCATGCAGGTACTAGAAGAAAGCGTTTCGAGTGCATACAATGCTGCATGCAAGCTTAAGAATGTGGCGTGTACCGAGCTGCAGGGTTAAGCATGCAGTCAGCTGCAACTTCGGCAATGACAAAAATAAATGCTTATGTCAGTCCATACAGAAAGAGGAACTCGCAAATTGTATTATGAAAACAATCACATTCACTCATTTGGTAGAAAGTGACCACAGGAATTATGCGCAGCCAGAAAAATTGGATAAAAATGGCCAACCCACTTTGAGGGCCACACCTCGtcaagattgcaaaaaaaaaaaaaagtgcagttgTGTACACGGTATCTTTCTCACTGCAGTGCATTTAACCCCTTAAATGCTTTGGACGAGCAGAGCTCGTCCTAGCGGAATAGGTACACCCCTCTAGCGTTCTGGACGAGAAGCGCTCGTCTACGGCTTAAATTGCGTGTAATCCGCCAGGTGGCAGCATTTACTCGATGATTTAGTTTTGTTCTGCGGTAGGAGCGCGGTTTTTGTATGAAAAGATGGCGTGCGGTGGTGGCGACCCATGCATAGCTGGTCCGTCAACGCGAAAAAGAAGCTTTTCATTTTTGTCATCTTCTTCGAGTGATGATGATTCGGATACAGATGTTTATCTTGTGTCCGCCGGAAGTGATGACAGCGATGACGGTGATGAGCAGCTCCTCCGGTGATGATGAAGACAGCTCGGAAGCGAACATCGCGAGTGCTCGCCAGTGGACCCTGCTTGATGTGGACAATCCTCCTGTGAAGCCTCCTCCCTTTCCCTTCTTGGCCATTCCAGGCAAGACTTTCAACTTGTCATCGTCAGATGACCTTATGGAATATATTCAGCAGTTTCTGGACGATGAACTCGTATCACTAGTGGTAGACGAAACCAATTGCAAAGCGGTTGAAAAGTTGAAACGCTCTCCTCCGAGTGAACACTCCCGCCTCAAAAAATGGGTGCCGGTTACAAAGGAAGAGATGTGGGTATTCCTTGCACTCCTGTTACTGCAGGGAATAGCTCGCAAGCCTCGACAGCAGTGGTACTGGTCCAAGAACAAGCTGTTGTCTACACCTGTTTTCGGAGAGGTTATGTCCTGCCACCGGTTTCTGCTAATTATGCGAATGTTGCACTTTGTGGACAATGCCAGCATCACCGATCTTAGTAGCCATCCACAGCCGAAGCTGTGCAAGATATGGCCATTTTTGGAGCGATTGTTGAACTACCGTTCGGCATATATACCAGAAAGAGACATATCAATAGACGAAAGTCTAATGCTCTTCAAAGGAAGACTTGGATGGGTGCAATACATCCCGCTCAAAAGAGCAAGATTTGGCTTGAAATTTTTCTTGCTTTGTGAGGAATCTTCGGGATATGTGTGGGATGTCTTGATCTATACAGCAAAAGGCACATATCTAGGCACGCCAGCAAATCTTCAACCTTGTTCACCAATGGGCACCAAAGTTGTTATGAAGCTCATCGAGCCTTTGCTAGGCAAGGGGTACTGCCTGACGATAGACAACTTCTATACTTCGCCAGAACTCGTCGACCTCCTCATCCAGCACCGCACGGATGTGTATGGCACCGTGAGACCAAACAGAAAAGACATGCCTCCAGATTTCCAGACGAAGAAGCTGAAGAAGGGAGAGGTGCAAGCCTACCAGCGCGGTAAATGTATTGCTCTCCAATGGCGAGACAAAAAAAGTAG
The DNA window shown above is from Dermacentor silvarum isolate Dsil-2018 chromosome 1, BIME_Dsil_1.4, whole genome shotgun sequence and carries:
- the LOC119437490 gene encoding piggyBac transposable element-derived protein 4-like, with amino-acid sequence MTVMSSSSGDDEDSSEANIASARQWTLLDVDNPPVKPPPFPFLAIPGKTFNLSSSDDLMEYIQQFLDDELVSLVVDETNCKAVEKLKRSPPSEHSRLKKWVPVTKEEMWVFLALLLLQGIARKPRQQWYWSKNKLLSTPVFGEVMSCHRFLLIMRMLHFVDNASITDLSSHPQPKLCKIWPFLERLLNYRSAYIPERDISIDESLMLFKGRLGWVQYIPLKRARFGLKFFLLCEESSGYVWDVLIYTAKGTYLGTPANLQPCSPMGTKVVMKLIEPLLGKGYCLTIDNFYTSPELVDLLIQHRTDVYGTVRPNRKDMPPDFQTKKLKKGEVQAYQRGKCIALQWRDKKSSLRHEHSAHCKHGDFKDSKGRDIAKSSIVRDYNHTMGGVDKSDQMLSDYPVPRKRQKIYYKKIFRHLIDEATFNSFVLYQKDGGKMSHLDYRLALIEAILTRYLDPSKKTKRGRPSDVLDAAVPSKHRPWNFRSRTLPSTMPRHTSQKPPPPAPTVYPGVPRHRDPVIFTGTDDTDVANWLTTYERDYIIRMLYHSGCQHSDADALLRSPLPDDNARCSVSELAVSSIDLHTIASKQRKDHWIA